In a genomic window of Enterobacter asburiae:
- the rpoS gene encoding RNA polymerase sigma factor RpoS, which produces MSQNTLKVHDLNEDAEFDENGAEAFDEKALVEEEPSDNDLAEEELLSQGATQRVLDATQLYLGEIGYSPLLTAEEEVYFARRALRGDVASRRRMIESNLRLVVKIARRYGNRGLALLDLIEEGNLGLIRAVEKFDPERGFRFSTYATWWIRQTIERAIMNQTRTIRLPIHIVKELNVYLRTARELSHKLDHEPSAEEIAEQLDKPVDDVSRMLRLNERITSVDTPLGGDSEKALLDILADEKDNGPEDTTQDDDMKQSIVKWLFELNAKQREVLARRFGLLGYEAATLEDVGREIGLTRERVRQIQVEGLRRLREILQGQGLNIEALFRE; this is translated from the coding sequence ATGAGTCAGAATACGCTGAAAGTTCATGATTTAAATGAAGACGCGGAATTTGATGAGAACGGAGCAGAGGCTTTTGACGAAAAAGCCTTAGTAGAAGAGGAACCCAGTGATAACGATTTGGCTGAAGAAGAGCTGTTATCGCAGGGCGCCACACAGCGTGTACTGGACGCGACTCAGCTTTACCTTGGGGAGATTGGTTACTCCCCACTGCTAACGGCCGAAGAAGAAGTCTATTTCGCACGTCGTGCTTTGCGTGGTGATGTTGCCTCGCGTCGTCGCATGATTGAAAGTAACCTGCGACTGGTCGTGAAAATTGCCCGCCGTTACGGCAATCGTGGTCTGGCTCTGCTGGATCTGATTGAAGAGGGCAACTTAGGTCTCATCCGCGCAGTTGAGAAGTTTGACCCGGAACGCGGGTTCCGTTTCTCAACCTACGCGACCTGGTGGATTCGTCAGACCATCGAACGGGCTATTATGAACCAGACCCGTACGATCCGCCTGCCGATCCACATCGTCAAAGAGTTGAACGTCTATCTGCGTACCGCGCGCGAGTTGTCCCATAAACTGGACCACGAGCCAAGCGCAGAAGAAATTGCCGAACAACTCGACAAACCAGTTGATGACGTAAGCCGTATGCTGCGTCTCAACGAGCGCATTACCTCCGTTGACACCCCTCTGGGTGGCGACTCCGAAAAAGCGCTGCTGGACATCCTGGCCGATGAAAAAGACAACGGTCCGGAAGACACCACGCAGGACGACGACATGAAGCAGAGCATCGTCAAATGGCTGTTCGAACTGAACGCCAAACAGCGTGAAGTGCTGGCACGTCGTTTCGGTTTACTGGGGTATGAAGCTGCGACACTGGAAGACGTCGGCCGCGAAATTGGCCTGACCCGTGAACGTGTTCGTCAGATTCAGGTAGAAGGTCTGCGCCGCCTGCGTGAAATCCTGCAGGGGCAAGGTCTGAATATCGAAGCGCTGTTCCGCGAA
- the nlpD gene encoding murein hydrolase activator NlpD, whose product MSAGSPKFTISRVAALSLVSLWLAGCTSSNNAPAPVSSVGGNSGSGNTSSGMLITPPPKMGTAAPQQTPQIQPVQHPVTQPTQIQPVEQPVQTQNGRIVYNRQYGNIPKGSYTGGSTYTVKRGDTLFYIAWITGNDFRDLAQRNNVQAPYALEVGQTLQVGNATGTPLTPGNTVSAADVTAQNNSVKPAQKSTTVVASQPVITYSEDSGDQTANKMLPNNKGTATVVTAPTTAPVVSSTEPTASSQNASSSITAWRWPTDGKIIENFATSEGGNKGIDIAGSKGQAIIATADGRVVYAGNALRGYGNLIIIKHNDDYLSAYAHNDTMLVREQQEVKAGQKIATMGSTGTSSTRLHFEIRYKGKSVNPLQYLPQR is encoded by the coding sequence ATGAGCGCGGGAAGCCCTAAATTCACCATCAGCCGTGTTGCGGCATTATCACTGGTTTCGCTCTGGCTGGCAGGCTGTACAAGTTCCAACAACGCGCCTGCGCCCGTCAGTTCCGTCGGCGGAAACAGCGGCTCCGGTAACACGTCCAGCGGAATGTTGATCACGCCTCCGCCTAAAATGGGCACTGCTGCGCCGCAGCAAACACCACAAATTCAGCCTGTGCAACATCCTGTTACACAGCCAACGCAGATTCAGCCAGTTGAACAGCCTGTTCAGACCCAAAATGGCCGCATAGTCTATAACCGCCAGTATGGGAACATTCCGAAAGGCAGCTATACCGGCGGCAGCACCTATACCGTGAAGCGCGGCGATACGCTGTTCTACATTGCCTGGATCACCGGGAACGATTTCCGTGACCTCGCGCAGCGCAATAACGTCCAGGCCCCGTATGCTCTGGAAGTTGGCCAAACGCTCCAGGTGGGCAACGCAACGGGTACGCCTCTGACGCCTGGCAACACGGTTTCAGCGGCCGACGTGACGGCTCAAAATAACAGCGTTAAGCCTGCACAAAAATCCACCACGGTGGTTGCTTCACAACCTGTAATTACGTATTCTGAGGATTCAGGTGATCAGACTGCTAACAAAATGTTGCCGAATAATAAAGGGACTGCGACTGTTGTCACAGCACCGACCACGGCACCTGTGGTTAGCTCTACTGAACCGACTGCAAGCAGTCAGAATGCCAGTTCGTCCATCACCGCATGGCGCTGGCCAACCGACGGCAAGATTATCGAGAACTTCGCAACCTCTGAGGGTGGAAACAAAGGGATCGATATCGCAGGCAGTAAAGGACAGGCTATCATCGCGACCGCAGACGGACGCGTTGTGTATGCCGGTAACGCTCTGCGCGGTTACGGTAATCTTATTATCATCAAACATAATGATGATTACCTGAGTGCCTACGCCCATAACGACACAATGCTGGTCCGGGAACAACAAGAAGTTAAGGCGGGGCAAAAAATCGCTACCATGGGTAGCACCGGAACCAGTTCTACACGCTTGCATTTTGAAATTCGTTACAAGGGGAAATCCGTAAACCCGCTGCAGTATTTGCCGCAGCGATAA
- a CDS encoding protein-L-isoaspartate(D-aspartate) O-methyltransferase → MVSKRVQTLLEQLRAQGIRDEHVLEALAQVPREKFVDEAFEHKAWENVALPIGQGQTISQPYMVARMTELLELTPDSRVLEIGTGSGYQTAILAHLVHHVCSVERIKGLQWQARRRLKQLDLHNVSTRHGDGWQGWQARAPFDAIIVTAAPPEIPAALLSQLDEGGILVLPVGDEQQLLKRVRRRGDEFIIDTVEAVRFVPLVKGELA, encoded by the coding sequence ATGGTAAGCAAACGTGTACAAACTCTTCTGGAACAACTTCGCGCACAGGGGATCCGCGACGAGCACGTGCTTGAAGCGCTCGCTCAGGTCCCGCGTGAGAAATTTGTAGACGAGGCGTTTGAACACAAAGCGTGGGAAAACGTGGCGCTGCCCATCGGGCAAGGCCAGACGATTTCGCAGCCTTATATGGTGGCGCGAATGACGGAGCTGCTGGAGCTCACGCCCGACTCACGCGTGCTGGAGATTGGCACCGGGTCGGGGTATCAGACCGCCATCCTGGCGCATCTGGTCCATCATGTCTGTTCCGTTGAGCGGATCAAAGGTTTGCAGTGGCAGGCGCGTCGTCGCCTGAAACAACTTGATTTACATAATGTTTCGACACGACACGGTGATGGATGGCAGGGTTGGCAGGCTCGCGCCCCGTTTGACGCTATCATCGTGACGGCGGCTCCGCCTGAAATTCCCGCTGCGCTCTTGTCGCAGCTGGATGAGGGGGGCATTCTTGTTCTGCCCGTCGGGGATGAACAGCAGCTTCTGAAGCGCGTTCGTCGGCGTGGCGACGAGTTTATTATCGACACCGTGGAAGCCGTGCGCTTTGTGCCTCTGGTAAAGGGGGAGTTGGCCTGA
- the surE gene encoding 5'/3'-nucleotidase SurE, producing the protein MRILLSNDDGIHAPGIQTLAKHLREFADVQVVAPDRNRSGASNSLTLESSLRTFTFENGDIAVQMGTPTDCVFLGVNALMRPRPDIVVSGINAGPNLGDDVIYSGTVAAAMEGRHLGFPALAVSLNGHTHYDTAAAVTCSILRALGREPLRTGRILNINVPDLPLNEIKGIRVTRCGSRHPADQVIPQQDPRGNTLYWIGPPGDKCDAGPDTDFAAVDEGYVSVTPLHVDLTAYSAHDVVSGWLDRAGVNAQW; encoded by the coding sequence ATGCGAATATTGCTGAGTAACGATGACGGGATCCACGCGCCGGGCATTCAGACCCTGGCGAAGCACCTCCGTGAATTTGCGGATGTGCAGGTTGTGGCTCCCGATCGTAACCGCAGTGGAGCGTCTAACTCGCTGACGCTGGAGTCGTCGCTTCGCACCTTTACCTTTGAAAATGGCGATATTGCCGTGCAGATGGGCACGCCAACCGACTGCGTCTTTCTGGGCGTGAACGCGCTGATGCGGCCACGTCCGGATATCGTCGTCTCCGGCATCAACGCCGGGCCGAACCTTGGCGATGACGTGATTTACTCCGGAACGGTAGCGGCGGCAATGGAGGGGCGCCATCTGGGGTTCCCGGCGCTGGCGGTCTCGTTAAACGGCCACACGCACTACGATACCGCCGCCGCGGTAACCTGCTCGATCCTGCGGGCGCTCGGCCGCGAACCGCTGCGTACCGGACGTATTCTCAACATCAACGTGCCGGATCTTCCTCTCAATGAAATTAAAGGCATTCGCGTTACGCGATGCGGAAGCCGACATCCGGCCGATCAGGTGATCCCGCAGCAGGATCCTCGCGGCAACACGCTTTACTGGATAGGGCCTCCTGGCGATAAGTGCGATGCGGGTCCGGACACCGATTTTGCCGCCGTGGATGAAGGCTACGTCTCGGTTACTCCGCTGCACGTAGATTTAACCGCGTATAGCGCGCATGATGTGGTGTCGGGCTGGCTGGATCGCGCAGGAGTGAACGCGCAATGGTAA
- the truD gene encoding tRNA pseudouridine(13) synthase TruD yields the protein MTDFDNLTYLHGKPQGNGVLKASPEDFLVLEDLGFEPDGEGEHILVRILKNGCNTRFVADALAKFLKIHAREVSFAGQKDKHAVTEQWLCARVPGNAMPDLSKFELEGCKVLEYARHKRKLRLGALKGNAFTLVLREVSDREDVEKRLNAINDRGVPNYFGAQRFGIGGSNLQGALRWAQSDAPVRDRNKRSFWLSAARSALFNQIVSERLKKPDANQVVVGDALQLAGRGSWFVATAEEMADVQARVDAKALMITAALPGSGDWGTQGDALSAEQSAVADAPELQSLLVREKVEAARRAMLLYPQQLSWNWWDDVTVELRFWLPAGSFATSVVRELINTSGDYANIAE from the coding sequence ATGACGGACTTCGATAACCTGACGTACCTGCACGGTAAGCCGCAGGGGAACGGTGTGCTGAAAGCCAGCCCGGAGGATTTCCTCGTGCTGGAGGATCTGGGCTTTGAGCCGGATGGCGAAGGCGAACATATCCTGGTGCGTATTCTGAAAAATGGCTGCAATACCCGCTTTGTGGCCGACGCGCTGGCAAAATTCCTCAAAATTCACGCCCGGGAAGTGAGCTTTGCCGGGCAGAAAGATAAACATGCCGTCACCGAGCAGTGGCTCTGCGCGCGCGTGCCCGGCAATGCGATGCCTGATTTAAGCAAATTTGAGCTTGAAGGCTGTAAGGTGCTGGAGTACGCCCGCCACAAGCGCAAGCTGCGCCTGGGAGCGTTGAAAGGCAACGCGTTTACGCTGGTGCTGCGCGAAGTGTCTGACCGTGAAGACGTTGAAAAACGCCTGAATGCCATTAATGACCGCGGCGTACCGAACTACTTTGGCGCGCAGCGCTTTGGCATTGGCGGCAGCAACCTGCAGGGCGCGCTGCGCTGGGCGCAAAGCGATGCACCGGTGCGCGACAGGAATAAACGCAGTTTTTGGTTGTCGGCGGCCCGCAGCGCGTTGTTTAATCAGATTGTGAGCGAAAGGCTGAAAAAACCGGACGCGAATCAAGTTGTTGTTGGCGATGCGCTACAATTAGCGGGACGCGGAAGCTGGTTTGTTGCAACGGCCGAAGAAATGGCCGATGTCCAGGCGCGCGTGGATGCCAAAGCGCTGATGATTACCGCAGCTTTGCCGGGCTCAGGCGACTGGGGCACCCAGGGCGACGCGCTGAGCGCAGAGCAGTCGGCGGTGGCGGATGCGCCAGAATTACAATCCTTGCTGGTGCGGGAAAAAGTCGAAGCAGCACGCCGCGCGATGCTGCTCTATCCGCAGCAGTTAAGCTGGAACTGGTGGGATGACGTAACCGTCGAGTTACGCTTCTGGCTGCCGGCAGGTAGCTTTGCCACCAGTGTTGTCAGGGAACTTATCAACACCTCGGGTGATTATGCGAATATTGCTGAGTAA
- the ispF gene encoding 2-C-methyl-D-erythritol 2,4-cyclodiphosphate synthase: protein MRIGHGFDVHAFGGVGPIIIGGVRIPYEKGLLAHSDGDVALHALTDALLGAAALGDIGKLFPDTDPAFKGADSRELLREAWRRIQAKGYTLGNVDVTIIAQAPKMLPHIPQMRVFIAEDLGCHMDDVNVKATTTEKLGFTGRGEGIACEAVALLVKATK, encoded by the coding sequence ATGCGAATTGGACACGGTTTTGATGTACACGCCTTTGGAGGCGTTGGCCCAATTATCATTGGCGGCGTACGTATTCCTTACGAAAAAGGGCTGCTGGCGCATTCTGATGGCGACGTGGCGCTGCATGCACTGACCGACGCGCTGCTCGGCGCTGCCGCGCTCGGCGATATCGGCAAGCTGTTCCCGGACACCGATCCGGCCTTTAAAGGAGCAGACAGCCGCGAACTATTGCGCGAAGCGTGGCGCCGCATTCAGGCCAAGGGTTACACCCTCGGCAACGTCGACGTGACGATTATTGCCCAGGCCCCGAAAATGCTGCCGCACATTCCGCAGATGCGCGTGTTCATCGCCGAAGATCTGGGCTGCCATATGGACGACGTCAACGTCAAAGCTACCACCACGGAGAAACTGGGCTTTACCGGCCGTGGCGAAGGGATCGCCTGTGAAGCCGTGGCGCTGCTGGTGAAGGCAACAAAATGA
- the ispD gene encoding 2-C-methyl-D-erythritol 4-phosphate cytidylyltransferase — translation MAATFSDVCAVVPAAGFGRRMQTECPKQYLSIGDKTILEHAVAALLAHPRVTHVVIAISSGDARFAQLPLANHPQITVVDGGAERADSVLAGIQAAGNAQWVLVHDAARPCLHQDDLARLLALSETSKVGGILAAPVRDTMKRAEPGMHAIAHTVERVDLWHALTPQFFPRELLHDCLTRALNEGATITDEASALEYCGFHPTLVEGRADNIKVTRPEDLQLAEFYLTRSTHQEKA, via the coding sequence ATGGCAGCAACTTTTTCGGACGTATGTGCCGTGGTGCCGGCCGCAGGTTTTGGCCGGCGCATGCAGACAGAATGTCCCAAGCAGTACCTCTCAATTGGCGATAAAACGATCCTCGAGCACGCCGTGGCGGCGCTGCTGGCTCACCCGCGGGTGACGCACGTGGTCATCGCCATCAGTTCCGGCGATGCGCGTTTTGCGCAGCTGCCGCTGGCAAACCACCCACAGATTACCGTTGTCGATGGCGGTGCCGAGCGCGCCGATTCCGTGCTGGCAGGCATTCAGGCTGCCGGAAACGCGCAGTGGGTACTGGTGCATGACGCGGCGCGTCCGTGTCTCCATCAGGACGATCTGGCACGCCTGCTGGCGCTGAGCGAAACCAGCAAAGTGGGTGGCATTCTGGCCGCGCCGGTGCGCGACACCATGAAGCGCGCCGAGCCGGGCATGCATGCTATCGCCCACACCGTTGAGCGCGTTGACTTATGGCACGCGCTGACGCCGCAATTTTTCCCCCGCGAACTGCTCCACGACTGCTTAACGCGTGCGCTTAACGAAGGTGCGACCATCACGGACGAAGCCTCCGCGCTGGAGTATTGCGGTTTTCACCCAACGCTTGTTGAAGGACGCGCTGATAATATAAAAGTGACGCGCCCGGAAGATTTACAGCTCGCGGAATTTTATCTTACCCGTTCGACCCATCAGGAGAAGGCATAA
- the ftsB gene encoding cell division protein FtsB, with translation MGKLTLLLLALLIWLQYSLWFGKNGLHDYSRVSDDVAAQQATNAKLKARNDQLFAEIDDLNGGQEAIEERARNELSMTKPGETFYRLVPDASKRNQGSAQNNR, from the coding sequence ATGGGTAAACTAACGCTGCTGTTGCTGGCTTTGCTAATCTGGCTGCAATATTCGCTGTGGTTCGGTAAAAACGGACTGCACGACTACAGCCGGGTGAGCGATGACGTCGCGGCTCAGCAGGCAACAAACGCCAAACTTAAGGCGCGTAACGATCAACTCTTTGCTGAAATTGATGACCTCAATGGCGGACAAGAGGCGATTGAGGAACGCGCGCGCAATGAACTCAGTATGACTAAGCCGGGCGAAACCTTTTATCGTCTGGTTCCGGATGCGTCTAAACGCAATCAGGGCTCAGCACAAAACAATCGATAA
- a CDS encoding DUF3561 family protein, with product MRNSENYIITTGSEPLTTDDETTWSFPGAIVGFASWLLALGIPFLIYGGNTLFFFLYTWPFFLALMPVAVVVGVALHSLFNGKLLYSTVITIATVVVIFGLLFLWLMG from the coding sequence ATGCGCAACAGTGAAAACTACATTATCACCACCGGGTCGGAACCGTTAACCACCGATGACGAGACGACCTGGTCCTTCCCTGGGGCGATAGTCGGCTTTGCGTCGTGGTTACTGGCGCTGGGTATCCCGTTTTTGATCTACGGGGGTAACACCCTTTTCTTTTTTCTCTACACCTGGCCCTTCTTCCTGGCGCTGATGCCCGTTGCGGTCGTTGTTGGGGTTGCGCTGCACTCCCTTTTCAACGGCAAGCTCCTGTATAGTACGGTTATCACGATTGCCACCGTTGTCGTCATCTTTGGTCTGCTGTTTTTATGGCTGATGGGCTAA
- the cysC gene encoding adenylyl-sulfate kinase produces MAAHDENVVWHPHPVTVAQREQLHGHRGVVLWFTGLSGSGKSTVAGALEEALHQQGVSTYLLDGDNVRHGLCSDLGFSDDDRKENIRRVGEVASLMADAGLVVLTAFISPHRAERQMVRERVGQDRFIEVFVDTPLEICEARDPKGLYKKARAGELRNFTGIDSVYEAPESPEIHLKGQQLVTNLVSQLLDLLRRDDIIRS; encoded by the coding sequence ATGGCCGCCCATGATGAGAACGTCGTCTGGCATCCTCATCCGGTCACCGTCGCCCAGCGCGAACAGCTCCACGGCCACCGTGGGGTTGTGCTGTGGTTTACCGGGTTGTCCGGCTCCGGTAAATCCACGGTAGCGGGCGCGCTGGAAGAGGCGCTGCATCAGCAGGGAGTGAGTACCTACCTGCTGGATGGCGACAACGTGCGTCACGGCCTGTGCAGCGATTTGGGGTTCAGCGACGACGACCGTAAAGAGAACATTCGCCGGGTGGGGGAGGTTGCCAGCCTGATGGCGGACGCCGGGCTGGTGGTGCTGACGGCGTTTATCTCACCGCACCGCGCCGAACGCCAGATGGTGCGCGAGCGCGTGGGCCAGGATCGCTTTATTGAAGTGTTTGTCGATACGCCGCTGGAGATCTGTGAAGCGCGCGATCCGAAAGGGCTGTATAAAAAAGCGCGTGCCGGCGAGCTGCGAAACTTCACCGGAATTGACTCGGTTTACGAAGCGCCTGAATCGCCTGAGATTCATCTGAAGGGTCAACAATTGGTAACAAATTTAGTAAGCCAATTATTAGACCTGCTCAGACGGGACGATATTATCAGATCCTGA
- the cysN gene encoding sulfate adenylyltransferase subunit CysN, translating into MNTTIAQQIANEGGVEAYLHAQQHKSLLRFLTCGSVDDGKSTLIGRLLHDTRQIYEDQLSSLHNDSKRHGTQGEKLDLALLVDGLQAEREQGITIDVAYRYFSTEKRKFIIADTPGHEQYTRNMATGASTCDLAILLMDARKGVLDQTRRHSFISTLLGIKHLVVAVNKMDLVNFSEEKFEEIRQSYLTFAEQLPGNLDIRFVPLSALEGDNVASQSANMPWYSGPTLLEVLETVEIQRVVDTQPMRFPVQYVNRPNLDFRGFSGTIASGAVKVGQRVKVLPSGVESAIARIVTFDGDLQEAGAGEAVTLVLKDEIDISRGDLLVDAQETLAAVQGASVDVVWMAEQPLTAGQSYDIKIAGKKTRARVDGIQFQVDINNLTHRDVSELPLNGIGLVDLTFDEPLVLDPYQQNPVTGGLIFIDRLTNVTVGAGMVREPNEQATAASEFSAFELELNALVRKHFPHWGARDLLGGK; encoded by the coding sequence ATGAACACCACTATTGCTCAACAAATTGCCAACGAAGGCGGCGTGGAAGCGTATCTGCACGCGCAACAGCACAAAAGCCTGCTGCGTTTTCTGACCTGCGGCAGCGTGGATGACGGGAAAAGTACCCTGATTGGCCGCCTGCTGCACGATACGCGCCAGATTTATGAAGATCAGCTCTCTTCCCTCCATAACGACAGCAAGCGTCACGGTACTCAGGGCGAAAAACTCGACCTGGCGCTGCTGGTGGACGGCCTGCAGGCGGAGCGCGAGCAGGGCATCACCATTGACGTGGCCTACCGCTACTTCTCGACCGAAAAGCGCAAATTTATTATTGCCGACACGCCAGGGCACGAGCAGTACACCCGTAACATGGCGACCGGCGCCTCTACCTGCGATCTGGCGATCCTGCTGATGGACGCGCGTAAAGGCGTGCTGGATCAGACCCGCCGCCACAGCTTTATCTCGACGCTGCTGGGGATCAAACACCTGGTGGTGGCGGTCAACAAGATGGATCTGGTGAACTTCAGCGAAGAGAAATTCGAAGAGATCCGCCAGAGCTACCTGACCTTTGCCGAACAGCTGCCGGGCAACCTGGATATTCGCTTTGTGCCGCTTTCGGCGCTGGAAGGCGATAACGTCGCCTCACAGAGCGCGAACATGCCGTGGTACAGCGGCCCGACGCTGCTGGAAGTGCTGGAGACCGTTGAGATCCAGCGCGTGGTCGACACCCAGCCGATGCGCTTCCCGGTGCAGTACGTTAACCGTCCTAACCTCGATTTCCGCGGCTTCTCCGGCACTATCGCCTCCGGCGCCGTGAAGGTGGGGCAGCGCGTCAAGGTGCTGCCATCCGGCGTGGAGTCGGCAATCGCTCGCATCGTGACGTTCGACGGTGACCTGCAGGAAGCCGGGGCAGGGGAAGCGGTCACGCTGGTGCTGAAAGACGAAATTGACATCAGCCGCGGCGACCTGCTGGTCGACGCGCAGGAGACGTTGGCGGCGGTGCAGGGCGCGTCCGTGGACGTGGTGTGGATGGCCGAACAGCCGCTGACAGCAGGCCAGAGCTACGACATCAAAATTGCGGGCAAGAAAACCCGCGCCCGCGTGGACGGCATTCAGTTCCAGGTGGACATCAACAACCTGACCCACCGTGACGTGAGCGAGCTGCCGCTGAACGGTATTGGCCTGGTGGATCTCACCTTCGACGAGCCGCTGGTGCTGGATCCGTATCAGCAGAACCCGGTAACCGGCGGGCTGATCTTTATCGACCGTCTGACGAACGTTACCGTCGGCGCGGGGATGGTGCGTGAGCCAAACGAGCAGGCGACCGCGGCCTCGGAATTCAGCGCCTTCGAACTGGAACTTAACGCGCTGGTACGTAAGCACTTCCCGCACTGGGGCGCCCGTGATCTGCTGGGAGGTAAGTAA
- the cysD gene encoding sulfate adenylyltransferase subunit CysD, with product MDQKRLTHLRQLEAESIHIIREVAAEFSNPVMMYSIGKDSSVMLHLARKAFYPGTLPFPLLHVDTGWKFREMYEFRDRTAKAYGCELLVHKNPEGVAMGINPFVHGSAKHTDIMKTEGLKQALNKYGFDAAFGGARRDEEKSRAKERIYSFRDRFHRWDPKNQRPELWHNYNGQINKGESIRVFPLSNWTELDIWQYIYLENIEIVPLYLAAERPVLERDGMLMMIDDDRIDLQPGEVIKKQMVRFRTLGCWPLTGAVESNAQTLPEIIEEMLVSTTSERQGRVIDRDQAGSMELKKRQGYF from the coding sequence ATGGACCAAAAACGTCTTACACACCTGCGGCAGCTTGAAGCGGAGAGTATCCATATTATCCGCGAAGTGGCCGCCGAGTTTTCTAACCCGGTGATGATGTACTCCATCGGTAAAGATTCCAGCGTCATGCTGCATCTGGCGCGTAAAGCGTTTTATCCAGGTACGCTGCCGTTCCCGCTGCTGCACGTGGATACCGGCTGGAAATTCCGCGAAATGTACGAGTTCCGCGACCGTACCGCGAAAGCCTACGGCTGCGAGCTTCTGGTGCATAAAAACCCGGAAGGGGTGGCGATGGGCATTAACCCGTTCGTGCACGGTAGCGCCAAGCATACCGATATCATGAAAACCGAAGGGCTGAAGCAGGCGTTGAACAAATACGGTTTCGACGCGGCTTTCGGCGGCGCGCGCCGTGATGAAGAGAAATCCCGCGCCAAAGAGCGTATCTACTCCTTCCGCGATCGCTTCCACCGCTGGGACCCGAAAAACCAGCGCCCGGAGCTGTGGCACAACTACAACGGCCAGATCAACAAGGGCGAAAGCATTCGCGTCTTCCCGCTCTCCAACTGGACCGAGCTGGATATCTGGCAGTACATCTATCTGGAAAATATTGAGATCGTGCCACTTTATCTGGCCGCCGAGCGCCCGGTGCTGGAGCGCGACGGCATGCTGATGATGATCGACGACGATCGCATCGACCTGCAGCCGGGTGAAGTGATCAAAAAACAGATGGTGCGTTTCCGTACCCTCGGCTGCTGGCCGCTGACCGGCGCGGTGGAATCCAACGCGCAGACGCTGCCGGAGATCATCGAAGAGATGCTGGTGTCCACCACCAGCGAGCGACAGGGGCGCGTGATTGACCGCGACCAGGCCGGCTCCATGGAGCTGAAGAAACGTCAGGGTTATTTCTAA